From the genome of Nerophis ophidion isolate RoL-2023_Sa linkage group LG25, RoL_Noph_v1.0, whole genome shotgun sequence, one region includes:
- the LOC133542784 gene encoding mucin-2-like isoform X2, producing the protein MLMDVSNMLESDLSQQYPPPLLPKPGKDNARLQKLRKKRTKRKGNLSLTPIPFRSCLSPVNEASTDLEYSDQSSPPKTPDSVGTVESVWSNSQFGSLVDQSEQTASAFPNHESSSSVDNLPLEYYKSQIRTSEEQVAPIYERSSNLFLELTPCLMPPKMSTPQSSLEQVTSPFQTALSSTSPNSLGSATTIHPVTVSQSSPKISTRNLPRPTMLNHGPYTVPSQIAGLPLVPVLLSVSSAHLEHFTPSQRETNTSSQGHILPNTSSSWNPGPINNANLIGKTSPDTRFDGPKNTTFTSKVKCYDIPISLSTQDLTEKNINYKEELLEFACTARKALEERKELTSAFPKNLRGKSQIPSCTQSFTSTPEIPQTCSFLTRTALNSSQNGFAFSDSIKSSSSKQCAEKEIQQNHNLEIGKKRHSHYKRIDTENTCSTLNNGFTTAENLTSNISATCFAKPTVIEHTPKLKTNQVSEKESIYLPKVPSFLCTAPKNPSLTPVQPISTQGSTSFHRLLPTYHPPHVAARKSLSSLLETQMFLANSKSKSQSTYCGLIPVQYAARGGIRTLTSYQSLVPCGTEPTSLTKTRHAVDLSKHYSAKQLNGRDQDLHSTQTDSELKTEWTINNNKDVFENSCEVKTPEPVTSNLDITKPELPLGLVQKNMYQPTSDVSTRKASHSEASKFLPTAALKVKMILL; encoded by the coding sequence ATGCTAATGGACGTAAGCAACATGCTGGAGTCTGATCTTTCCCAGCAATATCCTCCACCCTTACTGCCAAAACCTGGCAAAGACAATGCAAGGCTTCAGAAACTTAGGAAGAAGAGAACCAAGAGAAAAGGCAATCTCTCTCTGACCCCCATTCCATTTCGTTCCTGTTTGTCACCCGTCAATGAGGCCAGCACAGATCTTGAGTACAGCGACCAGTCCAGTCCGCCTAAGACACCAGATTCAGTCGGCACTGTGGAATCTGTGTGGTCTAATTCACAATTTGGCTCCCTCGTCGATCAGTCTGAGCAAACTGCATCTGCATTCCCTAACCATGAAAGCAGTTCTTCTGTTGACAACCTTCCCCTTGAATATTACAAGAGTCAGATCAGGACTTCTGAAGAGCAGGTGGCACCAATATATGAACGTTCCTCAAACTTATTTTTGGAATTGACTCCTTGCCTGATGCCACCTAAGATGTCAACTCCACAATCAAGTTTAGAGCAGGTTACGTCTCCTTTTCAAACTGCTTTGAGTTCAACTTCACCAAATTCCCTTGGGTCAGCCACAACAATCCATCCTGTTACTGTGTCACAGTCCAGTCCTAAAATATCAACACGTAACCTGCCACGACCAACTATGCTCAACCATGGCCCATACACAGTGCCTTCTCAAATTGCAGGTCTGCCTCTTGTTCCAGTCCTGCTATCAGTTTCCAGTGCACACTTAGAACATTTTACTCCCAGCCAGAGGGAGACAAACACCAGTTCGCAAGGCCACATTCTACCCAATACATCATCATCTTGGAACCCTGGGCCTATCAACAATGCTAACTTGATAGGCAAGACATCACCAGATACAAGGTTTGATGGCCCCAAAAACACAACTTTTACATCAAAAGTAAAATGTTATGACATCCCAATATCTCTTTCCACACAAGAccttacagaaaaaaatataaactACAAAGAAGAATTGCTAGAATTTGCATGTACGGCAAGAAAAGCTCTGGAGGAAAGAAAAGAACTGACATCAGCTTTTCCAAAAAATTTACGTGGAAAATCGCAGATTCCCTCTTGCACACAATCATTCACTTCCACTCCTGAAATACCCcaaacatgttcttttttaacaAGAACAGCTTTGAACTCTTCCCAAAATGGATTTGCTTTCTCAGATTCCATCAAGTCTTCAAGTAGTAAACAGTGCGCTGAAAAGGAGATACAGCAGAATCATAATCTGGAAATAGGCAAAAAAAGGCATAGCCATTACAAAAGGATAGACACTGAAAACACTTGTAGTACACTGAATAATGGCTTTACAACTGCAGAGAATTTAACGTCAAACATTTCTGCAACTTGCTTTGCCAAACCAACTGTAATAGAACACACCCCAAAGCTGAAAACCAACCAAGTATCAGAAAAAGAATCTATTTACTTACCAAAGGTCCCATCATTTCTGTGCACTGCACCAAAGAATCCCTCTCTCACCCCTGTACAACCGATTTCTACACAAGGGTCTACAAGTTTTCACCGCCTTTTGCCAACCTATCACCCTCCTCATGTAGCGGCACGCAAGTCTTTGTCATCACTGCTGGAGACTCAAATGTTTTTAGCCAACTCAAAATCCAAATCACAATCAACATATTGTGGACTTATTCCTGTTCAGTATGCTGCCCGTGGTGGAATTCGAACTCTGACATCATATCAAAGCCTCGTACCCTGCGGAACTGAACCGACCTCTTTGACAAAAACACGACATGCAGTAGATCTCTCAAAACATTATTCAGCAAAACAACTTAATGGACGTGATCAGGATCTGCATTCAACACAAACAGATTCAGAACTTAAAACAGAATGGACCATCAACAATAACAAAGATGTATTTGAAAACAGTTGTGAAGTCAAAACTCCTGAACCTGTGACATCTAATTTGGATATAACAAAACCAGAACTTCCCCTTGGCTTGGTACAGAAAAATATGTATCAACCCACAAGTGATGTATCTACACGTAAAGCCTCACACTCTGAGGCTTCAAAATTCCTTCCTACAGCAG
- the LOC133542784 gene encoding mucin-2-like isoform X1 gives MLMDVSNMLESDLSQQYPPPLLPKPGKDNARLQKLRKKRTKRKGNLSLTPIPFRSCLSPVNEASTDLEYSDQSSPPKTPDSVGTVESVWSNSQFGSLVDQSEQTASAFPNHESSSSVDNLPLEYYKSQIRTSEEQVAPIYERSSNLFLELTPCLMPPKMSTPQSSLEQVTSPFQTALSSTSPNSLGSATTIHPVTVSQSSPKISTRNLPRPTMLNHGPYTVPSQIAGLPLVPVLLSVSSAHLEHFTPSQRETNTSSQGHILPNTSSSWNPGPINNANLIGKTSPDTRFDGPKNTTFTSKVKCYDIPISLSTQDLTEKNINYKEELLEFACTARKALEERKELTSAFPKNLRGKSQIPSCTQSFTSTPEIPQTCSFLTRTALNSSQNGFAFSDSIKSSSSKQCAEKEIQQNHNLEIGKKRHSHYKRIDTENTCSTLNNGFTTAENLTSNISATCFAKPTVIEHTPKLKTNQVSEKESIYLPKVPSFLCTAPKNPSLTPVQPISTQGSTSFHRLLPTYHPPHVAARKSLSSLLETQMFLANSKSKSQSTYCGLIPVQYAARGGIRTLTSYQSLVPCGTEPTSLTKTRHAVDLSKHYSAKQLNGRDQDLHSTQTDSELKTEWTINNNKDVFENSCEVKTPEPVTSNLDITKPELPLGLVQKNMYQPTSDVSTRKASHSEASKFLPTAGFSLNSIPKQRNVTAMSAKHWTQSQGCFKDQGYTRKDRCPSHRTLQEVSDINCIFNC, from the exons ATGCTAATGGACGTAAGCAACATGCTGGAGTCTGATCTTTCCCAGCAATATCCTCCACCCTTACTGCCAAAACCTGGCAAAGACAATGCAAGGCTTCAGAAACTTAGGAAGAAGAGAACCAAGAGAAAAGGCAATCTCTCTCTGACCCCCATTCCATTTCGTTCCTGTTTGTCACCCGTCAATGAGGCCAGCACAGATCTTGAGTACAGCGACCAGTCCAGTCCGCCTAAGACACCAGATTCAGTCGGCACTGTGGAATCTGTGTGGTCTAATTCACAATTTGGCTCCCTCGTCGATCAGTCTGAGCAAACTGCATCTGCATTCCCTAACCATGAAAGCAGTTCTTCTGTTGACAACCTTCCCCTTGAATATTACAAGAGTCAGATCAGGACTTCTGAAGAGCAGGTGGCACCAATATATGAACGTTCCTCAAACTTATTTTTGGAATTGACTCCTTGCCTGATGCCACCTAAGATGTCAACTCCACAATCAAGTTTAGAGCAGGTTACGTCTCCTTTTCAAACTGCTTTGAGTTCAACTTCACCAAATTCCCTTGGGTCAGCCACAACAATCCATCCTGTTACTGTGTCACAGTCCAGTCCTAAAATATCAACACGTAACCTGCCACGACCAACTATGCTCAACCATGGCCCATACACAGTGCCTTCTCAAATTGCAGGTCTGCCTCTTGTTCCAGTCCTGCTATCAGTTTCCAGTGCACACTTAGAACATTTTACTCCCAGCCAGAGGGAGACAAACACCAGTTCGCAAGGCCACATTCTACCCAATACATCATCATCTTGGAACCCTGGGCCTATCAACAATGCTAACTTGATAGGCAAGACATCACCAGATACAAGGTTTGATGGCCCCAAAAACACAACTTTTACATCAAAAGTAAAATGTTATGACATCCCAATATCTCTTTCCACACAAGAccttacagaaaaaaatataaactACAAAGAAGAATTGCTAGAATTTGCATGTACGGCAAGAAAAGCTCTGGAGGAAAGAAAAGAACTGACATCAGCTTTTCCAAAAAATTTACGTGGAAAATCGCAGATTCCCTCTTGCACACAATCATTCACTTCCACTCCTGAAATACCCcaaacatgttcttttttaacaAGAACAGCTTTGAACTCTTCCCAAAATGGATTTGCTTTCTCAGATTCCATCAAGTCTTCAAGTAGTAAACAGTGCGCTGAAAAGGAGATACAGCAGAATCATAATCTGGAAATAGGCAAAAAAAGGCATAGCCATTACAAAAGGATAGACACTGAAAACACTTGTAGTACACTGAATAATGGCTTTACAACTGCAGAGAATTTAACGTCAAACATTTCTGCAACTTGCTTTGCCAAACCAACTGTAATAGAACACACCCCAAAGCTGAAAACCAACCAAGTATCAGAAAAAGAATCTATTTACTTACCAAAGGTCCCATCATTTCTGTGCACTGCACCAAAGAATCCCTCTCTCACCCCTGTACAACCGATTTCTACACAAGGGTCTACAAGTTTTCACCGCCTTTTGCCAACCTATCACCCTCCTCATGTAGCGGCACGCAAGTCTTTGTCATCACTGCTGGAGACTCAAATGTTTTTAGCCAACTCAAAATCCAAATCACAATCAACATATTGTGGACTTATTCCTGTTCAGTATGCTGCCCGTGGTGGAATTCGAACTCTGACATCATATCAAAGCCTCGTACCCTGCGGAACTGAACCGACCTCTTTGACAAAAACACGACATGCAGTAGATCTCTCAAAACATTATTCAGCAAAACAACTTAATGGACGTGATCAGGATCTGCATTCAACACAAACAGATTCAGAACTTAAAACAGAATGGACCATCAACAATAACAAAGATGTATTTGAAAACAGTTGTGAAGTCAAAACTCCTGAACCTGTGACATCTAATTTGGATATAACAAAACCAGAACTTCCCCTTGGCTTGGTACAGAAAAATATGTATCAACCCACAAGTGATGTATCTACACGTAAAGCCTCACACTCTGAGGCTTCAAAATTCCTTCCTACAGCAG GCTTCAGTCTCAACTCCATCCCCAAACAGAGGAATGTCACCGCTATGTCAGCAAAACACTGGACTCAATCACAAGGGTGTTTTAAAGATCAAGGATATACCAGGAAAGACAGATGCCCCAGCCATCGAACCCTTCAAGAAGTCAGTGACATCAACTGCATCTTCAATTG
- the LOC133542784 gene encoding uncharacterized protein LOC133542784 isoform X4 codes for MLMDVSNMLESDLSQQYPPPLLPKPGKDNARLQKLRKKRTKRKGNLSLTPIPFRSCLSPVNEASTDLEYSDQSSPPKTPDSVGTVESVWSNSQFGSLVDQSEQTASAFPNHESSSSVDNLPLEYYKSQIRTSEEQVAPIYERSSNLFLELTPCLMPPKMSTPQSSLEQVTSPFQTALSSTSPNSLGSATTIHPVTVSQSSPKISTRNLPRPTMLNHGPYTVPSQIAGLPLVPVLLSVSSAHLEHFTPSQRETNTSSQGHILPNTSSSWNPGPINNANLIGKTSPDTRLQSQLHPQTEECHRYVSKTLDSITRVF; via the exons ATGCTAATGGACGTAAGCAACATGCTGGAGTCTGATCTTTCCCAGCAATATCCTCCACCCTTACTGCCAAAACCTGGCAAAGACAATGCAAGGCTTCAGAAACTTAGGAAGAAGAGAACCAAGAGAAAAGGCAATCTCTCTCTGACCCCCATTCCATTTCGTTCCTGTTTGTCACCCGTCAATGAGGCCAGCACAGATCTTGAGTACAGCGACCAGTCCAGTCCGCCTAAGACACCAGATTCAGTCGGCACTGTGGAATCTGTGTGGTCTAATTCACAATTTGGCTCCCTCGTCGATCAGTCTGAGCAAACTGCATCTGCATTCCCTAACCATGAAAGCAGTTCTTCTGTTGACAACCTTCCCCTTGAATATTACAAGAGTCAGATCAGGACTTCTGAAGAGCAGGTGGCACCAATATATGAACGTTCCTCAAACTTATTTTTGGAATTGACTCCTTGCCTGATGCCACCTAAGATGTCAACTCCACAATCAAGTTTAGAGCAGGTTACGTCTCCTTTTCAAACTGCTTTGAGTTCAACTTCACCAAATTCCCTTGGGTCAGCCACAACAATCCATCCTGTTACTGTGTCACAGTCCAGTCCTAAAATATCAACACGTAACCTGCCACGACCAACTATGCTCAACCATGGCCCATACACAGTGCCTTCTCAAATTGCAGGTCTGCCTCTTGTTCCAGTCCTGCTATCAGTTTCCAGTGCACACTTAGAACATTTTACTCCCAGCCAGAGGGAGACAAACACCAGTTCGCAAGGCCACATTCTACCCAATACATCATCATCTTGGAACCCTGGGCCTATCAACAATGCTAACTTGATAGGCAAGACATCACCAGATACAAG GCTTCAGTCTCAACTCCATCCCCAAACAGAGGAATGTCACCGCTATGTCAGCAAAACACTGGACTCAATCACAAGGGTGTTTTAA